A single genomic interval of Porphyromonas sp. oral taxon 275 harbors:
- a CDS encoding 1-acyl-sn-glycerol-3-phosphate acyltransferase codes for MHLHTLLRPLYLLYFVCIGGPLLVLATILCCLVVILSGLLGAPASFISWATSIWSRVCLAVSLCPVELRGREHLPSPDAPCVVVANHQSSYDIFALNGHIGIPFKWVLKAELRKMPFVGKACAAAHYIFVDETKPSSIVHTLEDAKRVLATGNSIFIFPEGSRTETGRMTRFKKGGFVIASELDVPILPVSIDGAYDVLPRGHYLPSPHKIILTIHPAFRMSELAEPPAHIAASARHAQQTIASVLPRERKD; via the coding sequence ATGCACCTACACACCCTCCTACGCCCGCTTTACCTCCTTTACTTCGTCTGCATCGGCGGCCCACTCCTCGTCCTGGCGACGATCCTGTGCTGCCTGGTCGTCATCCTCTCTGGGCTCCTCGGCGCTCCTGCCTCCTTCATCAGCTGGGCCACGAGTATCTGGTCACGCGTCTGCCTGGCCGTGAGCCTCTGTCCTGTCGAGCTGCGTGGACGCGAGCACCTACCTAGCCCCGACGCGCCCTGTGTCGTCGTGGCCAATCATCAGAGCTCCTACGACATCTTCGCCCTCAATGGGCATATCGGCATCCCCTTCAAGTGGGTGCTGAAGGCCGAGCTGCGCAAGATGCCCTTCGTGGGTAAGGCCTGCGCTGCGGCGCACTACATCTTCGTCGACGAGACGAAGCCCTCCTCCATCGTCCACACGCTGGAGGATGCCAAGCGCGTGCTCGCTACGGGCAATTCCATCTTCATCTTCCCCGAAGGCAGCCGCACCGAGACGGGGCGCATGACACGCTTCAAGAAGGGAGGCTTCGTCATAGCCTCGGAGCTGGATGTGCCCATTCTGCCCGTCAGCATCGACGGCGCCTACGACGTCCTGCCGCGTGGGCACTACCTTCCCTCCCCGCACAAGATCATCCTCACGATCCACCCCGCCTTCCGCATGAGCGAGCTGGCCGAGCCCCCCGCACATATCGCGGCCTCGGCACGCCACGCGCAGCAGACCATCGCCTCGGTGCTCCCTCGCGAGCGCAAGGACTAG
- a CDS encoding TrkH family potassium uptake protein: MCFVEGAILLSVILIALYYHESLMPWLVTLAAFVLCGSGLSYLGRELKHKMASRREGMLTVTSVWLLLSVLGMLPYALSHATRHGVVDAFFESISGFTTTGTTILYQVEHLDKSLLFWRSLTQWQGGMGIVVFTIALIPVFGGGASQIYNAETTGITHDRFLPRISDVARWLWGVYLLETSLLFLLLWVGPMNCFDALCHAMTCISTGGYSTRDAGVAAYHSPYTEYVLSAFMFVGSLNITLVYFALKGQPRRLLRDEEFRSYAFFIALITLVLTLWLALHSEYGTLEETFRSALFMTTSLGSSTGFLTQDVTAWGGFAWMLALLLMFVNGCAGSTSGGLKMSRFSVLLKNLYNEFKKQIHPHLLTPVLMNGRQLSVSVVHQILAFCVLYVLLLLFGALVLLADGNGFISSLSLACSAISNSGPGIGEFAFSLGSATALTKFTLCFLMLAGRLEVFTVIGILTPYFWKH, translated from the coding sequence ATGTGCTTCGTCGAGGGGGCTATACTCCTCTCGGTGATCCTCATCGCGCTCTACTACCATGAGTCGCTGATGCCCTGGCTGGTGACACTGGCCGCCTTCGTCCTCTGCGGCAGTGGGCTCAGCTACCTGGGGCGTGAGCTGAAGCACAAGATGGCCTCGCGACGCGAGGGCATGCTCACCGTCACCTCCGTCTGGCTGCTGCTGTCGGTGCTGGGGATGCTGCCCTACGCGCTCTCCCATGCGACGAGGCACGGGGTAGTGGATGCCTTCTTTGAGTCGATCTCAGGCTTTACGACCACGGGGACGACTATTCTCTATCAGGTGGAGCACCTGGACAAGAGCCTCCTCTTCTGGCGCAGCCTCACGCAGTGGCAGGGGGGGATGGGGATCGTCGTCTTCACCATCGCGCTGATCCCCGTCTTCGGCGGCGGTGCGAGCCAGATCTACAATGCTGAGACTACGGGTATTACCCACGACCGCTTCCTGCCGCGCATCAGCGACGTAGCGCGCTGGCTGTGGGGCGTGTACCTGCTGGAGACTTCGCTGCTCTTCCTCCTGCTGTGGGTGGGGCCGATGAACTGCTTCGACGCCCTCTGCCACGCCATGACCTGTATCTCTACGGGGGGCTATTCGACGCGCGATGCTGGAGTGGCGGCCTACCACTCGCCCTATACGGAGTACGTGCTGTCGGCCTTCATGTTCGTCGGCAGCCTCAATATCACGCTCGTCTACTTCGCCCTCAAGGGGCAGCCACGGCGCTTGCTGCGTGATGAGGAGTTCCGCTCCTATGCCTTCTTTATCGCGCTGATCACGCTCGTCTTGACGCTGTGGCTGGCGCTGCACTCCGAGTACGGTACGCTGGAGGAGACCTTCCGCTCGGCACTCTTCATGACGACCTCGCTGGGCTCCTCGACGGGCTTCCTGACGCAGGACGTGACGGCCTGGGGCGGCTTTGCCTGGATGCTGGCTCTGCTCCTGATGTTCGTCAACGGCTGTGCTGGCTCCACCTCGGGCGGGCTCAAGATGTCGCGCTTTAGCGTCCTGCTCAAGAATCTGTACAACGAGTTCAAGAAGCAGATCCATCCCCACCTGCTGACGCCCGTGCTGATGAATGGCCGGCAGCTCAGCGTCAGCGTCGTACACCAGATCCTCGCCTTCTGCGTGCTCTATGTGCTCCTGCTCCTCTTCGGCGCACTGGTGCTGCTGGCCGATGGCAATGGCTTCATCTCGAGCCTCAGTCTGGCCTGCTCAGCGATCAGCAATTCAGGCCCTGGGATAGGCGAATTTGCCTTCTCGCTGGGCTCGGCTACGGCGCTGACGAAGTTCACCCTCTGCTTCCTGATGCTCGCGGGACGCCTCGAGGTCTTCACAGTGATCGGCATCCTTACGCCTTACTTCTGGAAGCACTAG
- the trkA gene encoding Trk system potassium transporter TrkA, with amino-acid sequence MRIVIAGAGEVGTHLAKMLSNEEQNIYLMDADAKKLERAAHHLEVLPVEGSPTLLEDLERAHVEGADLFVAVTLDESANIMASMLAKRVGAKRTIARINNYSYLESEYSTLMEELGVDWLIYPEELAAEEIAAITRYPWARQYVMLFNGALALIGVKVRAGAPIVGKPLHSLRELEPGAEKHYHIVAIQRDFETIIPRGDTEIQHNDLVFFTCSIDHVDYVRQLSGKHAPTVRRMVIMGASPVALRTIAKVSPDIEIALIEIDKEKCLKLSEQLPPNVEIYHGDGRDPEIIKEVNLEDAQVFVSLTENSETNVLACLAAKRYKVYKTVAKEENIDYIPLAYRLDIGTLINKKLLAAGYIYRILLGQETGQVTCLSLVNNAEVVELVARRDSKIVGRRISELKLPPNITFGGMVRNGQPCMVEGDTILEPYDHVVIFYHDISINELQRLF; translated from the coding sequence ATGAGGATTGTCATAGCAGGCGCTGGTGAGGTAGGGACGCATCTGGCGAAGATGCTCTCCAACGAGGAGCAGAACATCTACCTCATGGACGCCGACGCCAAGAAGCTGGAGCGCGCGGCCCATCACCTCGAGGTGCTCCCCGTCGAGGGAAGCCCCACACTGCTGGAGGATCTCGAGCGCGCACACGTCGAGGGGGCGGATCTCTTCGTCGCGGTGACGCTCGACGAGTCGGCCAATATCATGGCCTCCATGCTCGCCAAGCGCGTCGGGGCCAAGCGCACCATCGCGCGTATCAATAACTACTCCTATCTCGAGAGCGAATATAGCACACTGATGGAGGAGCTCGGCGTCGACTGGCTCATCTATCCCGAGGAGCTGGCTGCCGAGGAGATCGCTGCCATCACCCGCTATCCCTGGGCGCGGCAGTACGTGATGCTCTTCAACGGCGCGCTGGCGCTCATCGGCGTCAAGGTACGTGCGGGGGCGCCCATCGTGGGCAAGCCGCTGCATAGCCTCCGCGAGCTGGAGCCCGGGGCGGAGAAGCACTACCATATCGTAGCCATACAGCGCGACTTCGAGACCATCATCCCTCGGGGCGATACGGAGATACAGCACAATGACCTCGTCTTCTTCACCTGCAGCATTGACCACGTGGACTACGTGCGTCAGCTCTCGGGCAAGCACGCCCCCACCGTCAGGCGTATGGTCATCATGGGCGCCAGCCCTGTGGCGCTGCGCACCATCGCTAAGGTCTCGCCCGACATAGAGATCGCCCTCATCGAGATTGACAAGGAGAAGTGTCTCAAGCTCTCCGAGCAGCTCCCCCCCAACGTAGAGATCTACCACGGCGACGGCCGTGACCCCGAGATCATCAAGGAGGTCAACCTCGAGGACGCGCAGGTCTTCGTCTCCCTGACGGAGAACTCCGAGACCAACGTCCTGGCCTGCCTCGCTGCCAAGCGCTACAAGGTCTACAAGACTGTAGCCAAGGAGGAGAACATCGACTACATCCCGCTGGCCTACCGCCTCGATATCGGGACGCTCATCAATAAGAAGCTCCTGGCGGCAGGCTACATCTACCGTATCCTGCTGGGGCAGGAGACGGGGCAGGTCACCTGCCTCTCGCTCGTGAACAATGCCGAGGTCGTCGAGCTCGTCGCACGACGCGACTCCAAGATCGTCGGCCGACGCATCTCGGAGCTCAAGCTCCCGCCCAACATCACCTTCGGCGGTATGGTACGCAACGGTCAGCCCTGCATGGTCGAGGGCGATACCATCCTCGAGCCCTACGACCACGTCGTCATCTTCTACCACGATATCTCCATCAACGAGCTGCAGCGGCTCTTCTAG
- a CDS encoding MmcQ/YjbR family DNA-binding protein: MDIERFREACLALPRAEEEMPFGDDVLTLKVAGKCFAFVSLRGDDLDAYLKCEPEYALQLRAHYEAITPARSHLNRQHWNSVYLDRGLPSAVILHLLRHSYRRVVAGLSRSQRAQLPPLPWDEELDSPLL; encoded by the coding sequence ATGGATATAGAGCGCTTCCGCGAGGCCTGTCTAGCGCTACCTCGAGCAGAGGAGGAGATGCCCTTCGGGGACGATGTCCTGACGCTCAAGGTAGCGGGGAAGTGCTTCGCCTTCGTCTCCCTCAGAGGCGATGACCTCGATGCCTACCTCAAGTGCGAGCCTGAGTATGCCCTGCAGCTACGTGCCCACTACGAGGCCATCACCCCAGCACGCAGCCACCTCAACCGCCAGCATTGGAATAGCGTCTACCTCGACCGAGGCCTCCCCTCGGCCGTCATTCTACATCTCCTGCGTCACTCCTATCGGCGCGTCGTGGCGGGCCTCTCCCGCAGCCAGCGCGCTCAGCTGCCTCCGCTCCCCTGGGACGAGGAGCTCGACAGCCCCCTACTCTAG
- the dxs gene encoding 1-deoxy-D-xylulose-5-phosphate synthase, producing MDTERQAPLAGGTKGYPLLDTIDSPEALRRLSPEQLPQLCAEIRRYLLEALSVNPGHLGANLGVVEITVALHYVYDTPEDRIVWDVGHQAYVHKLLTGRREAFHTLRTWGGLAGFPIPSESPYDTFAAGHASNSISAALGMAVGAELQHDERRVVALIGDGAMSGGMAFEGLNNASSFPNNLLIILNDNNMSIDKNVGGLNRHMVKLLTSPAYNNVRYQSYRVLRKLHLVEEHQRQGLLRFNNRLKALLSGQSNFFDSFNIRYLGPVDGHDVVELVQILRDIKDMKGPRLLHLATTKGKGYTPAEQEPTIWHAPGKFDPATGERLKSSSTRPEPPKFQDVFGHTLVELAERDERIVGVTPAMPTGCSMTYMMERFPYRSFDVGIAEEHAVTFSSGLAHEGFIPVCNIYSTFMQRAYDQLIHDVALTETHVVFCLDRAGLVGEDGATHQGAFDLAYLRTIPGMTVCSPYDEVQLRQLMYSACFDWQGPIAIRYPRGAGSVVDWRQPLASYPYAQARRLRGGGRQLCFLTLGPIGVSVTEVVDRLRSEGYEVGQIDLVFAKPLDTACLEEAFAESAALITVEEGCLTGGVGSAVLQLAMESGYRGRIKTLGLPDEFIAHGSPAQQRAYCGLDAESIYRAARELLPDDQAKTE from the coding sequence ATGGATACAGAGAGACAAGCACCGCTCGCTGGGGGCACTAAGGGCTATCCGCTGCTCGATACCATCGACAGCCCAGAGGCGCTCCGACGCCTTAGCCCCGAGCAGCTCCCTCAGCTCTGCGCCGAGATACGCCGCTATCTCCTAGAGGCGCTCTCGGTCAATCCCGGGCACCTCGGGGCGAACCTCGGAGTCGTAGAGATCACCGTCGCCCTGCACTACGTCTACGACACGCCTGAGGATAGGATCGTCTGGGACGTAGGGCATCAGGCCTATGTGCACAAGCTGCTGACGGGACGCCGTGAGGCCTTCCACACGCTGCGTACCTGGGGCGGGCTGGCTGGCTTCCCTATCCCTTCCGAGAGTCCCTATGATACCTTCGCTGCGGGGCATGCCTCGAACTCCATCTCCGCCGCGCTGGGGATGGCTGTGGGCGCTGAGCTGCAGCACGACGAGCGCCGTGTCGTCGCCCTCATCGGCGATGGCGCGATGAGCGGAGGCATGGCCTTCGAAGGCCTCAACAACGCCTCCTCCTTCCCCAACAACCTCTTGATCATCCTCAACGATAATAATATGTCCATCGACAAGAACGTCGGTGGGCTCAATCGTCACATGGTCAAGCTGCTCACCAGCCCTGCCTACAACAACGTCCGCTACCAGTCCTACCGCGTGCTGCGCAAGCTGCACCTGGTGGAGGAGCACCAGCGGCAGGGGCTGCTGCGCTTCAATAACCGCCTCAAGGCGCTGCTCTCGGGGCAGTCCAACTTCTTCGACAGCTTCAACATCCGCTACCTCGGGCCCGTCGATGGACATGATGTCGTGGAGCTGGTGCAGATCCTGAGGGACATCAAGGATATGAAGGGCCCCCGTCTACTGCATCTAGCGACGACCAAGGGCAAGGGCTATACGCCTGCCGAACAGGAGCCTACGATATGGCACGCCCCGGGGAAGTTCGACCCTGCCACGGGCGAGCGCCTGAAGTCTAGTTCTACGAGGCCTGAGCCGCCCAAGTTCCAGGACGTCTTCGGCCACACGCTCGTGGAGCTGGCCGAGCGGGATGAGCGCATCGTGGGCGTGACGCCAGCCATGCCTACGGGCTGCTCTATGACCTATATGATGGAGCGCTTCCCCTACCGCTCCTTCGATGTCGGCATTGCCGAGGAGCATGCCGTGACCTTCTCCTCGGGGCTGGCGCACGAGGGCTTCATCCCCGTGTGCAATATCTACTCCACCTTCATGCAGCGCGCCTACGACCAGCTGATCCACGATGTGGCGCTGACGGAGACGCATGTCGTCTTCTGCCTCGACCGCGCGGGGCTGGTGGGTGAGGATGGGGCGACGCACCAGGGGGCCTTTGACCTGGCCTATCTGCGTACCATCCCAGGCATGACGGTCTGCTCGCCCTACGATGAGGTGCAGCTGCGTCAGCTGATGTATTCGGCCTGCTTCGACTGGCAGGGACCGATTGCCATACGCTACCCGCGCGGTGCGGGCTCGGTCGTCGACTGGAGGCAGCCCCTTGCCTCCTACCCCTACGCTCAGGCACGCCGCCTCCGTGGGGGTGGACGTCAGCTCTGCTTCCTCACGCTCGGCCCGATAGGCGTGTCGGTGACGGAGGTCGTCGACAGACTGCGCAGCGAGGGCTACGAAGTCGGGCAGATCGACCTCGTCTTTGCCAAGCCCCTCGATACGGCGTGCCTCGAGGAGGCCTTCGCTGAGAGCGCTGCGCTCATTACGGTCGAGGAAGGCTGCCTCACGGGTGGGGTCGGCTCGGCCGTCCTCCAGCTGGCTATGGAGTCGGGCTACCGGGGGCGGATCAAGACGCTCGGCCTGCCCGATGAGTTCATCGCCCACGGCAGCCCTGCACAGCAGCGTGCCTACTGTGGGCTCGATGCTGAGTCTATCTATCGGGCGGCACGCGAGCTGCTCCCCGACGACCAAGCTAAGACAGAGTAG
- a CDS encoding RNA methyltransferase — MLSKADQKRIKALQERKARAAEGCFVAEGLKLTEELLGHFTCELLVLPERRYPELEPLLRRLPQGTAPQRIELVPDSFDWTRISGLKQPQSQLAVLRLPQPSAPEEPDGLCLFLDRVQDPGNLGTILRTADWFGIEHIYLASGTADPFAPKVVQATMGALARVRIHKVEDSVAFVRDYPGRRLGTYLDGTNLYTATLPSPAEPALLIMGNEGQGIHPDLAPYIDLRLTIPPYPAASTHTESLNVAIATALLLGELRRP, encoded by the coding sequence ATGCTGAGTAAGGCCGATCAGAAGCGCATCAAGGCGCTGCAGGAGCGTAAGGCTCGTGCCGCCGAAGGCTGCTTCGTCGCCGAGGGGCTCAAGCTCACCGAGGAGCTCCTGGGGCACTTCACCTGCGAGCTCCTCGTCCTGCCCGAGCGCCGCTACCCCGAGCTCGAGCCACTCCTCAGGCGCCTACCTCAGGGCACAGCCCCGCAGCGGATCGAGCTCGTCCCCGACAGCTTCGACTGGACGCGCATCAGCGGGCTCAAGCAGCCGCAGTCACAGCTCGCCGTCCTTCGCCTCCCCCAGCCCAGTGCCCCTGAGGAGCCCGACGGCCTCTGCCTCTTCCTCGACCGCGTGCAGGATCCGGGCAACCTGGGGACGATCCTCAGGACGGCGGACTGGTTCGGCATAGAGCATATCTACCTCGCCTCTGGCACGGCCGATCCCTTTGCCCCGAAGGTCGTACAGGCTACGATGGGCGCACTGGCTCGCGTACGTATTCATAAGGTAGAGGACAGCGTGGCCTTCGTCCGCGACTATCCTGGGCGCCGCCTAGGCACCTATCTCGATGGGACGAACCTATACACTGCTACCCTCCCCAGCCCTGCCGAACCCGCACTCCTCATCATGGGCAACGAAGGCCAAGGCATACACCCCGACCTCGCCCCCTACATCGACCTCAGGCTGACGATACCGCCCTACCCCGCGGCGAGTACGCACACCGAGTCGCTCAATGTAGCCATCGCCACCGCCCTCCTCCTCGGTGAGCTCCGCCGCCCCTAG
- the rdgB gene encoding RdgB/HAM1 family non-canonical purine NTP pyrophosphatase, whose product MKKLVFASNNPHKLEEIRAILSGQVEVISLAELGCHDDIAETADSLEGNALIKARYIWEHYGCHCFADDTGLEVAALDGAPGVRSARFAGDAASSEDNVSLLLERLGGVASPRRARFRTVIALIDGYGTHFFEGTVEGEILTERRGTHGFGYDPVFRPEGSERSFAELSEAEKNALSHRGRAVARLASYLRALKD is encoded by the coding sequence ATGAAAAAACTAGTATTCGCCAGTAATAACCCCCACAAGCTCGAGGAGATACGCGCCATCCTCTCCGGGCAAGTTGAGGTCATCAGTCTCGCCGAGCTGGGCTGCCATGACGACATCGCCGAGACGGCCGATAGCCTCGAGGGCAACGCCCTGATCAAGGCACGCTACATCTGGGAGCATTACGGCTGCCATTGCTTCGCCGATGATACGGGCCTCGAGGTAGCGGCGCTGGACGGAGCCCCTGGGGTGCGCTCGGCACGCTTTGCTGGCGATGCGGCCAGCTCAGAGGATAATGTCTCCCTGCTGCTGGAGCGCCTGGGTGGCGTAGCGAGTCCCCGTCGTGCTCGCTTCCGCACCGTCATCGCGCTGATCGATGGCTACGGGACGCACTTCTTCGAGGGGACGGTCGAGGGCGAGATCCTCACCGAGCGTCGCGGGACGCATGGCTTCGGCTACGACCCCGTCTTCCGCCCCGAGGGGAGTGAGCGGAGCTTCGCCGAGCTCAGCGAGGCCGAGAAGAACGCTCTGAGCCACCGAGGCCGCGCCGTAGCACGCCTAGCCAGCTACCTCCGTGCTCTGAAGGACTGA
- a CDS encoding biotin--[acetyl-CoA-carboxylase] ligase: MDTSLLEFIDQVDSTNTYLMEQIASGRRLPQLHTVVGRQQTAGRGMRGNSWVSRQGDSVTCSLLLRSDMLQGRDQFAVSELIAVAVSRTFASFMTEEQRKQLSIKWPNDIYWGDRKLAGILIEHSLTGQRVDYSVVGIGMNVNDESFPPELPFAISLRMITGHSLLPMEILIRLHDQIAPLLPDFLLGHYADVHRTFMRQLYRREGFHLFTDVQGQFRAQIKDVSPEGRLVLQREDGWERAYAFKEVRFDAE; the protein is encoded by the coding sequence ATGGACACCTCACTCCTAGAGTTCATCGACCAGGTCGATAGCACCAATACCTACCTCATGGAGCAGATCGCCTCGGGGCGTAGGCTCCCCCAGCTGCACACCGTCGTCGGCCGTCAGCAGACGGCAGGCCGAGGGATGCGCGGCAATAGCTGGGTCTCCCGTCAGGGCGACAGCGTCACCTGCTCACTGCTCCTGCGCTCGGACATGCTGCAGGGACGTGATCAGTTCGCCGTCTCTGAGCTCATCGCCGTAGCCGTCAGCCGCACCTTCGCCTCCTTCATGACCGAGGAGCAGCGCAAGCAGCTGTCCATCAAGTGGCCCAACGACATCTACTGGGGCGACCGCAAGCTCGCCGGCATCCTCATCGAGCACAGCCTGACGGGTCAGCGCGTGGACTACTCGGTCGTCGGCATCGGAATGAACGTCAATGACGAGAGCTTCCCACCCGAGCTCCCCTTCGCCATATCACTCCGCATGATCACGGGGCACAGCCTCCTGCCGATGGAGATCCTCATCCGCCTGCATGATCAGATCGCGCCGCTGCTACCCGACTTCCTCCTCGGCCACTACGCTGACGTGCACCGCACCTTCATGCGTCAGCTCTACCGCCGCGAGGGCTTCCACCTCTTCACCGACGTGCAGGGACAGTTCCGCGCACAGATCAAGGACGTCAGCCCCGAAGGTCGCCTCGTCCTCCAGCGTGAGGATGGCTGGGAGCGTGCCTACGCCTTCAAGGAAGTACGCTTCGATGCTGAGTAA
- a CDS encoding alpha/beta hydrolase → MHWIIRQLTLLLALCLLGPIAVAQSPIVLGERLSLASQRLGETRSIDIYLPPSYHDPSLQPQVYPVVYLLDAGADFRYFTTLMEKLAQGIPSVPEFIVVGIESRERERDFVTGSKAFWDFVADELTPQLQSKYRCSDYRILVGHSLGGLAVITALCERPELFRAYIAHDPSLWWGDNAGLRMLEAQRQRDFGGRILYLSYSGQKKRDNGRQRHQQTISALQRMIAEGAFRQLETYIAHYPEENHGSVQVRGNIDLMRRLFAELFIDRREIELRPSVITERYEALSRRLHYPFTPTEGYLRSTAKWLEATGKRQQAEEVRALLPAPRGRTSR, encoded by the coding sequence ATGCACTGGATCATAAGACAGCTGACCCTCCTCCTAGCCCTCTGCCTCCTTGGGCCTATCGCTGTGGCGCAGAGCCCCATCGTGCTCGGCGAACGTCTTAGCCTGGCCTCACAGCGCCTAGGCGAGACACGCAGCATAGACATCTACCTCCCTCCCTCTTACCACGACCCGAGCCTCCAGCCCCAAGTCTACCCTGTCGTCTACCTCCTGGACGCCGGGGCGGACTTCCGCTACTTCACGACGCTGATGGAGAAGCTGGCTCAGGGCATCCCCAGCGTCCCAGAGTTCATCGTCGTCGGCATCGAGAGTCGCGAGCGGGAGCGGGACTTCGTCACGGGGAGCAAAGCCTTCTGGGACTTTGTCGCGGACGAACTCACCCCGCAGCTCCAGAGCAAATACCGCTGCAGCGACTATCGCATCCTCGTCGGGCACTCCCTCGGGGGGCTAGCGGTGATCACCGCGCTCTGCGAGCGTCCCGAGCTCTTCAGAGCCTACATCGCCCACGACCCGAGCCTCTGGTGGGGGGATAATGCAGGCCTGCGCATGCTGGAGGCACAGCGCCAGCGCGACTTCGGCGGGCGCATCCTCTACCTATCCTACTCAGGGCAGAAGAAGCGGGACAATGGGCGCCAGCGACACCAGCAGACGATCTCTGCCCTGCAGCGGATGATTGCCGAGGGAGCCTTCAGACAACTCGAGACCTACATCGCGCACTACCCCGAGGAGAATCACGGGAGCGTACAGGTGCGGGGCAACATAGACCTCATGCGTCGTCTCTTCGCCGAGCTCTTCATCGATCGCAGGGAGATCGAGCTACGCCCCAGCGTCATCACCGAGCGTTACGAAGCGCTCTCCCGACGCCTACACTACCCCTTCACCCCTACCGAAGGCTATCTACGCAGTACGGCCAAGTGGCTCGAGGCAACGGGTAAGCGGCAGCAGGCTGAGGAGGTACGCGCCCTACTCCCTGCCCCACGCGGTAGGACCTCTCGGTAG
- the hisS gene encoding histidine--tRNA ligase encodes MQKPTLPKGMRDFGPVEMARRNYIFDTIRSVYALYGYRQIETPTMEQLSTLMGKYGEEGDRLLFKVLNSGDALRDLSDAELLERNALRFANKVCEKGLRYDLTVPFARYVVMHRAQLTLPFRRYQIQPVWRADRPQKGRYREFYQCDADVIGSTSLLSEVELLQIIDEVFRRLGLRVRILLNNRKVLAGIAEVAGVGDRLVDVTVAIDKLDKIGEDKVFDELRTKGLAEDALERLRPFLKLSGSNREKLAALRTLLASSAEGQQGLEELSFILDHVEPLELGAELLLDLSLARGLSYYTGAILEVKALDAAMGSISGGGRYDNLTGIFGMDGLSGVGISFGADRIYDVLAELDLFPEAASQGTQLLFANFGAAEVSYLLPIIARLRRAGVATELYPEAAKMKKQLGYADSLAIPYVVLVGEEERAAGRFTVKDMRAGTQLQLSEGELFDRFATK; translated from the coding sequence ATGCAGAAACCAACACTTCCCAAGGGCATGCGCGACTTCGGTCCCGTAGAGATGGCCCGCCGCAACTATATCTTCGACACCATACGCTCCGTCTACGCCCTCTACGGCTATAGGCAGATCGAGACCCCGACGATGGAGCAGCTCTCCACGTTGATGGGCAAGTATGGGGAGGAGGGCGACCGCCTGCTCTTCAAGGTGCTCAACTCGGGCGACGCCCTGCGTGACCTGAGCGATGCTGAGCTGCTGGAGCGTAATGCCCTGCGCTTCGCCAATAAGGTCTGTGAGAAGGGACTTCGCTACGACCTCACCGTACCCTTTGCCCGCTATGTCGTCATGCATCGCGCGCAGCTGACGCTGCCCTTCCGCCGCTATCAGATCCAGCCCGTATGGCGTGCTGACCGCCCGCAGAAGGGGCGCTACCGCGAGTTCTATCAGTGTGATGCCGACGTCATCGGCTCCACCTCGCTGCTCAGTGAGGTTGAGCTGCTGCAGATCATTGATGAGGTCTTCCGTCGCCTCGGGCTGCGCGTACGCATCCTGCTCAACAACCGCAAGGTGCTCGCGGGCATCGCTGAGGTCGCTGGGGTGGGGGACCGCCTCGTGGATGTGACGGTCGCCATCGATAAGCTGGACAAGATCGGGGAGGATAAGGTATTCGACGAGCTGCGTACTAAGGGGCTCGCGGAGGACGCGCTGGAGCGTCTGCGCCCCTTCCTCAAGCTCAGCGGTAGCAACCGGGAGAAGCTCGCCGCCCTTCGCACACTCCTTGCCTCGAGCGCCGAGGGACAGCAGGGTCTGGAGGAGCTGAGCTTCATCCTCGACCATGTTGAGCCGCTGGAGCTCGGGGCTGAGCTCCTGCTGGACCTGAGCCTGGCGCGCGGGCTCTCCTATTATACGGGGGCTATTCTGGAGGTCAAGGCACTGGATGCCGCCATGGGCAGCATCTCGGGCGGAGGTCGCTACGACAACCTCACGGGGATCTTCGGCATGGATGGGCTGAGTGGGGTCGGTATCTCCTTCGGGGCGGATCGTATCTATGACGTGCTGGCCGAGCTGGACCTCTTCCCAGAGGCCGCGAGCCAGGGCACACAGCTCCTCTTTGCGAACTTCGGTGCCGCGGAGGTCAGCTACCTCCTACCCATCATCGCTCGTCTGCGCCGTGCTGGGGTGGCCACCGAGCTCTATCCCGAGGCAGCGAAGATGAAGAAGCAGCTGGGCTACGCCGATAGCCTAGCCATCCCCTATGTCGTGCTGGTCGGCGAGGAGGAGCGTGCCGCAGGCCGCTTCACCGTCAAGGATATGCGCGCTGGCACGCAGCTCCAGCTCTCGGAAGGAGAGCTCTTCGACCGCTTCGCTACTAAGTAG